Proteins encoded in a region of the Shewanella polaris genome:
- a CDS encoding MacB family efflux pump subunit, translating to MGEVLLNIVDVSRSFIAGEQELTVLKNINLQICRGELIAIIGASGSGKSTLMNILGCLDKPSAGSYFINGQDTSRMDDNELAALRREYFGFIFQRYHLLGDLTAQGNVEVPALYANEGAQTRHEKAKKLLTRLGLSDRLDHKPSQLSGGQQQRVSVARALINGGDIILADEPTGALDSSSGEEMMKLIQELNRDGHTIILVTHDPHIAEFADRVIELKDGEIIADKQKRIPVKANQLSTDQQASKTSKKINWSRYLEALKMALIAMSNHRLRTFLTMLGIIIGIASVVSVVALGAGSQQSILDNIASMGTNTIEIKPGTGRGDRRSERVRSLTADDANALKILPYVDSVTPTVRTNVAIRYASETVTGSIQGVGTEYFRVRGYALAKGQYFADDSIDTLEQVAVIDANTDQTLFPDGNALGSVIFLGRLPVRIIGVTKPIQSVSDNSDELNVWLPYTTVSGRIFRQNYVNDITVRIDANVSSDAAEQGIISLLTMRHGTVDFFTINTDTIRKSIEKTSETMTLLISAIAFISLLVGGIGVMNIMLVSVTERTREIGIRMAVGARQTDIMRQFLIEAVLVCFCGGALGIGLAYFIGMIFTYTGSSFQMIYSSTSIVAAFACSTLIGIVFGYLPARNAAKLNPVDALSRD from the coding sequence ATGGGAGAAGTTCTGTTAAATATTGTGGATGTCAGCCGCTCTTTTATTGCCGGAGAGCAGGAGTTGACGGTACTAAAAAACATTAATCTGCAAATCTGTCGTGGTGAATTGATTGCCATTATTGGCGCTTCTGGTTCGGGTAAATCAACATTAATGAACATCCTTGGCTGTCTGGATAAACCCAGTGCAGGTAGTTATTTCATTAATGGTCAGGACACATCCCGTATGGATGACAATGAACTAGCCGCACTGCGACGTGAATACTTTGGGTTTATCTTTCAGCGCTATCATCTTTTAGGTGATTTAACTGCGCAGGGTAATGTAGAAGTACCGGCATTATATGCCAATGAGGGGGCGCAAACCCGACACGAAAAGGCAAAAAAACTACTGACTCGTCTGGGATTAAGCGATCGTTTAGATCATAAGCCAAGCCAGCTAAGTGGTGGCCAACAACAGCGTGTCAGTGTCGCCAGAGCTTTAATCAATGGCGGTGATATTATTCTGGCCGATGAGCCAACCGGCGCGCTTGATAGCAGTAGCGGCGAAGAAATGATGAAGCTCATTCAAGAACTCAATCGCGACGGTCACACCATTATTTTGGTGACACACGATCCGCATATTGCCGAATTTGCAGATCGCGTCATTGAGCTAAAAGATGGAGAAATCATTGCCGATAAACAAAAGCGTATCCCCGTAAAAGCAAACCAGCTAAGCACAGACCAACAAGCTTCTAAAACGAGTAAGAAAATAAACTGGTCGCGTTATCTTGAAGCGTTAAAAATGGCATTAATTGCAATGTCCAATCACCGTTTGCGTACGTTTCTGACGATGCTCGGCATTATTATTGGCATTGCTTCAGTGGTGTCTGTTGTCGCGCTAGGTGCAGGTTCGCAGCAATCGATTTTGGACAATATTGCTTCAATGGGCACTAATACTATTGAAATAAAACCAGGCACAGGGCGTGGCGATCGCCGGTCTGAACGGGTTAGGTCGCTCACGGCAGACGATGCAAATGCGCTTAAAATATTGCCCTATGTGGACAGCGTAACCCCAACCGTTAGGACCAATGTTGCCATACGTTATGCAAGTGAAACCGTCACAGGCTCAATTCAAGGCGTGGGTACTGAGTATTTTCGCGTTCGTGGTTATGCGTTGGCCAAAGGACAATATTTTGCCGATGATAGTATTGATACGTTAGAGCAGGTTGCCGTCATTGACGCCAATACCGATCAGACTCTTTTCCCTGACGGCAATGCGTTGGGTAGCGTCATTTTTCTCGGTCGTCTACCTGTTCGTATTATTGGCGTAACAAAGCCAATTCAAAGTGTGTCCGACAATAGTGATGAACTGAATGTTTGGTTGCCGTACACCACGGTGTCCGGGCGTATTTTTAGGCAAAATTATGTTAACGATATTACCGTAAGGATAGATGCGAATGTATCTAGCGATGCGGCAGAACAAGGCATTATCAGCTTATTGACTATGCGCCATGGTACGGTTGATTTTTTCACTATAAATACAGATACGATACGAAAAAGCATCGAAAAAACATCTGAAACCATGACACTACTGATATCAGCTATTGCGTTTATCTCTTTGTTAGTTGGCGGGATTGGGGTAATGAATATCATGCTGGTATCGGTAACAGAGCGAACGCGCGAAATAGGTATTCGTATGGCTGTTGGCGCTAGACAAACCGATATTATGCGTCAGTTTTTGATTGAAGCAGTATTGGTGTGTTTTTGTGGTGGTGCATTGGGGATCGGACTTGCTTATTTTATCGGCATGATATTTACCTACACAGGCAGCAGTTTTCAGATGATCTATTCGAGTACGTCAATTGTTGCAGCTTTTGCTTGTTCGACGTTAATCGGGATTGTGTTTGGTTATCTGCCAGCTCGAAATGCGGCTAAATTGAATCCGGTAGATGCACTCTCAAGAGACTGA
- a CDS encoding efflux RND transporter periplasmic adaptor subunit, giving the protein MKKNIKNTLLLLILGATVAVVGYKYTQVQQDQPIFTTDVVQHGNIEKVVLTNGVLYPSKLVSVGAQVSGLIETMDVNVGQNIKQGDLIAQIDNLTQQNALKEAQASLQSIDAQYRAKQAQIKVAQSEYARNKKMLVNGAASVSDFDSAESILAVYLAELDELSAEKDKAIISVDSAKLNLGYTTIRSPIDGTVIYVSVEEGQTVNNNQGTPSIIELAQLDLMTIKAQVSEADIINVSAGQAVYFSILGATAKKYRGVLRTIEPGPTLLSGDDSSLLIGDDEAIYYNALFDVENPGNQLRFGMTAQVSIILASAQDALLVPSQILITKTGPSASYQVPVIVDNHIEYRDVEVGINNKVYAQILSGLNEGDQIMLGQTSANDDAISMTGLSKGNMLGQSVPGLGKGTR; this is encoded by the coding sequence ATGAAAAAGAACATTAAAAACACCTTGCTGCTTCTTATCCTTGGCGCAACGGTTGCTGTTGTAGGATACAAGTACACTCAAGTACAACAGGATCAACCTATCTTTACCACCGATGTGGTTCAACACGGTAATATTGAAAAAGTGGTACTCACAAACGGCGTGCTTTATCCGTCTAAATTAGTCAGTGTCGGCGCTCAAGTGTCGGGGTTAATCGAAACAATGGACGTGAATGTTGGCCAAAACATAAAACAGGGCGACTTGATTGCTCAAATCGATAACTTAACTCAACAAAATGCCCTTAAAGAAGCCCAAGCATCATTGCAAAGTATTGATGCGCAATATCGGGCAAAGCAGGCTCAAATAAAAGTCGCACAGTCTGAATATGCTCGTAATAAAAAGATGCTGGTTAATGGCGCTGCGTCGGTATCAGACTTTGACTCGGCAGAATCGATATTGGCGGTTTATCTGGCAGAGCTTGATGAACTCAGTGCTGAAAAAGACAAAGCAATCATCAGTGTCGATAGCGCCAAGCTCAATTTAGGTTACACAACTATTCGTTCCCCCATTGATGGCACAGTGATTTACGTGTCGGTAGAAGAAGGGCAAACCGTTAATAACAATCAAGGTACCCCCAGTATTATTGAGCTAGCGCAATTGGATTTAATGACGATTAAGGCGCAGGTTTCTGAAGCTGACATTATCAATGTGAGTGCAGGGCAAGCTGTTTATTTCAGTATTTTGGGGGCGACAGCGAAAAAGTACCGGGGTGTATTACGCACCATTGAACCAGGGCCAACATTGCTTAGCGGGGACGACAGTTCGTTGTTGATTGGCGATGATGAGGCGATTTATTACAACGCTCTGTTTGATGTTGAAAACCCAGGCAATCAGTTGCGTTTTGGCATGACGGCACAGGTATCGATTATTTTAGCCAGTGCGCAAGATGCGTTGCTTGTCCCATCACAGATATTGATAACAAAAACGGGGCCAAGTGCTTCGTATCAAGTGCCAGTGATAGTAGACAACCACATTGAATATCGCGATGTTGAAGTGGGCATTAACAATAAAGTCTACGCTCAAATCCTCTCAGGGCTTAACGAAGGTGATCAAATCATGCTTGGTCAAACTTCAGCTAATGACGATGCGATTTCTATGACCGGCTTATCTAAGGGCAATATGCTCGGACAAAGTGTACCAGGTCTTGGTAAAGGAACGAGGTAA
- a CDS encoding YbhB/YbcL family Raf kinase inhibitor-like protein — translation MKTHIIGSILSLTLLAATAVNAKPSLELTSPAFTDNGTLPTEFTCEGEGISPPLSWQGVPDGTQSLVMIMDHMPDHHPTNNEQGTPNPYLNDNKNDTPPQVDSLAPKPNQPEELKWYWTVYNIPAQASGIDSGSKANQSVGSFGSNTVNDRNEYAPPCSKGPGPKIYTFHLYALSKSLEIDPSAPVSAPVSAIMLRQSMQDFVLDSNSLTVSFERHCQTPQRAHSPQAHPEQAQPHNDNMDPLSTLPLCKSTLNTTSAVIDSK, via the coding sequence ATGAAAACCCACATTATTGGCTCCATTTTATCTTTGACGCTGCTAGCCGCAACGGCCGTTAATGCCAAGCCGTCGCTTGAACTCACCAGCCCTGCATTTACAGATAATGGTACATTGCCAACTGAATTTACCTGTGAGGGAGAGGGGATCTCACCGCCATTAAGCTGGCAAGGAGTACCCGACGGAACCCAATCATTGGTGATGATAATGGATCACATGCCTGATCATCACCCCACCAACAATGAACAGGGCACACCAAATCCTTACTTGAATGATAATAAAAACGACACCCCACCTCAAGTTGACTCTCTGGCTCCTAAACCAAACCAGCCTGAAGAACTCAAGTGGTATTGGACTGTCTATAATATTCCTGCGCAAGCTTCTGGCATTGATTCAGGTAGTAAAGCAAATCAATCTGTAGGCTCGTTTGGCAGCAATACAGTGAATGACCGTAATGAGTATGCACCGCCATGTTCCAAAGGGCCCGGCCCCAAAATTTACACCTTTCATCTTTATGCACTATCCAAATCGTTAGAAATAGATCCGTCAGCCCCAGTTTCAGCCCCTGTTTCTGCAATAATGCTTCGACAAAGCATGCAAGACTTTGTACTAGACTCGAACTCTTTGACGGTGAGTTTTGAACGGCACTGTCAAACGCCGCAACGGGCTCATTCACCACAAGCTCATCCGGAACAAGCACAGCCACATAATGACAACATGGATCCGCTGTCAACATTGCCATTGTGTAAATCAACGTTGAATACGACTTCTGCTGTTATTGATAGCAAGTAA
- a CDS encoding ATP-binding protein has protein sequence MYFRTRIFAISILTVTAVLALVISLSWSRIMTVELTNLDSRLCMEAKRLIPKHTLLDVNNSADNISNLRDTSLSGSRLMTDLTDKLRVSSPNQLMISVGSVEQGFITAPTGGDVQDVISRLHWVSAEPLALTDNNKANAVCQFAFFEHQQNQWRASLFQASNQQSFIAVDVAATTSQLTSTLQAALIVVIPFSLLLSILGAWFIATNTIRPINRLHKAMDKVTQKDLSHRLPEHKEDKEFKMLIDAYNTMLDRLEDSFRQVSRFTADAAHELKTPLTVLRGKLEQAVLSENPSQLDLNAILDEVGHLSAMTRKLLLLSQADSGSMALHFEPINITELVDELIADMTLLSDELELDCEIEKDLITKGDIVLLKQLLNNLLVNVMRYSLTHKVVTIHARQNESVIEVVISNFCLPILNDVRVKLFNRFYRGEPAYTQGISGSGLGLSLAREIARAHGGDLTLEPSESEVVTMRLLLPIVK, from the coding sequence ATGTATTTTCGAACTCGTATTTTTGCCATATCAATTTTAACCGTGACAGCTGTGCTTGCGTTGGTTATCAGCTTAAGTTGGTCGCGTATTATGACTGTAGAATTGACTAACCTTGATTCTCGCCTTTGTATGGAAGCAAAACGCTTAATACCCAAGCATACATTACTTGATGTAAATAACTCCGCTGACAATATAAGTAATTTACGCGATACTTCGCTTTCTGGTAGCCGGTTAATGACTGATTTAACGGACAAGTTGCGAGTTAGTTCACCTAACCAATTAATGATCTCAGTAGGCTCTGTGGAGCAAGGGTTCATAACCGCGCCAACGGGGGGAGACGTACAAGATGTTATAAGTCGCTTACATTGGGTGAGCGCTGAGCCACTAGCGTTAACCGATAACAATAAAGCCAACGCTGTTTGTCAATTTGCCTTTTTTGAACATCAGCAAAACCAATGGCGAGCCAGTTTATTTCAAGCATCAAACCAACAAAGCTTTATCGCTGTGGATGTTGCTGCTACCACTAGCCAGTTAACGAGCACCTTGCAGGCAGCGCTGATTGTGGTTATTCCTTTTTCTCTACTGCTCAGTATTCTAGGGGCATGGTTTATCGCGACCAATACGATTAGACCAATAAATAGATTACATAAAGCAATGGATAAGGTGACCCAAAAAGATCTTAGTCACCGTTTACCTGAGCATAAAGAAGACAAAGAGTTCAAAATGTTGATTGATGCATACAATACGATGCTCGATCGCTTAGAGGACAGTTTTCGACAAGTTTCTCGTTTTACTGCGGATGCAGCTCATGAGCTAAAAACACCACTCACAGTGCTAAGAGGCAAGCTTGAACAAGCTGTATTGTCTGAAAACCCATCGCAATTAGATCTCAATGCCATTCTTGATGAAGTGGGGCATTTGTCAGCCATGACCCGTAAATTGTTGCTGCTATCACAGGCGGATTCTGGCTCTATGGCGTTGCATTTTGAGCCGATAAACATTACTGAATTAGTCGATGAGTTGATTGCCGATATGACCTTGTTGTCGGATGAACTGGAGCTTGATTGTGAGATTGAGAAAGATTTAATCACTAAAGGCGATATTGTGTTGTTGAAGCAGCTGTTAAATAATCTGCTCGTAAACGTAATGCGTTATAGCCTTACTCACAAAGTTGTGACTATTCACGCCCGCCAAAACGAGTCTGTTATAGAGGTGGTGATTAGCAATTTTTGCCTTCCGATATTAAACGACGTTAGGGTCAAACTGTTTAATCGTTTTTACCGCGGAGAACCCGCTTATACCCAAGGGATATCCGGCAGTGGTTTAGGGTTAAGTTTAGCCAGAGAAATTGCTCGCGCACACGGTGGCGATCTTACGCTTGAGCCCAGCGAGAGTGAGGTTGTGACTATGCGGCTGTTGTTACCCATCGTTAAATGA
- a CDS encoding response regulator transcription factor, with translation MNVLLVEDEQKIADFICEGLRAKHFNVTHCADGNQGYQAASNNTHDVIILDIMLPGRDGLDILRSLRQQGVDTPIILLTARNELGDRVQGLDMGADDYLAKPFYVEELHARIQALLRRHGGTQQHVVEVGALQLDCINRSINCQGQSVELTSREFSLLEHLMRSPNQVLTRGQLLEHVWGYDFDPCTNVVDVCIKRIRYKMASLEKAGKMVGAIESVRGTGYRLSIR, from the coding sequence ATGAACGTATTGCTTGTCGAAGATGAACAAAAAATTGCAGATTTTATCTGTGAAGGTTTGCGTGCCAAACATTTCAACGTCACTCATTGTGCCGATGGCAATCAAGGTTATCAGGCGGCAAGTAATAATACTCATGATGTGATTATTCTCGACATTATGCTACCGGGCAGAGATGGTTTGGATATTCTTCGTTCGCTGCGTCAACAAGGTGTCGATACGCCCATTATTCTGCTTACGGCACGTAATGAATTGGGTGATCGCGTTCAAGGGTTAGACATGGGCGCTGATGATTACTTAGCAAAACCGTTTTATGTTGAAGAGTTGCATGCTCGGATTCAAGCCTTGCTTCGACGGCATGGCGGCACACAACAGCATGTCGTTGAGGTAGGCGCGTTGCAACTTGATTGTATTAATCGAAGCATTAATTGTCAGGGTCAATCAGTCGAACTCACTAGCCGAGAATTTAGCTTGCTTGAACACTTAATGCGTTCACCTAACCAAGTATTAACCCGGGGGCAGTTGTTGGAGCATGTTTGGGGATACGACTTTGATCCTTGTACCAATGTTGTTGATGTGTGCATTAAACGCATTCGTTATAAAATGGCTTCATTAGAGAAGGCCGGAAAAATGGTCGGCGCCATTGAGTCGGTCCGCGGCACAGGCTATCGCCTGAGCATTCGATAA
- a CDS encoding cobalamin-binding protein, whose amino-acid sequence MASDDLQGKPPAKRIIALSPHGVEMLFAIGAGSSIIATTDYADYPAAAKNIPSIGGYYGIQIERVIELNPDLIVVWQSGNKMEDINQLRDLGFNLFNSDPKRLVDVATDLEQLGKLTGHSVKAKQVADDYRQQLAEIKQQNQAKPVVKVFYQLWSTPLMTVAKGSWIQNLIEVCHGENVFYNAASEYPQISIENVLLTSAEVILQSQDEGNILGINWAEWPELPAVKNQHIYQFDADLLHRATPRAIQGVNAVCGALDKVRG is encoded by the coding sequence ATGGCTTCAGATGATTTACAAGGTAAGCCGCCAGCGAAACGGATTATTGCTTTATCGCCTCATGGGGTTGAAATGCTGTTTGCGATTGGTGCAGGCAGCTCAATTATTGCCACCACCGATTATGCCGATTACCCAGCAGCTGCTAAGAATATTCCGAGTATCGGCGGCTATTATGGTATCCAAATAGAGCGAGTGATTGAGCTAAATCCTGATTTAATTGTGGTGTGGCAAAGCGGCAATAAAATGGAAGATATTAATCAATTACGTGATTTAGGTTTTAACCTGTTTAATAGCGACCCTAAGCGCTTAGTTGATGTCGCCACGGATCTTGAACAATTAGGCAAGCTCACAGGACATTCAGTTAAGGCCAAGCAAGTTGCAGATGATTATCGTCAGCAATTAGCTGAGATTAAACAGCAAAACCAAGCTAAGCCCGTGGTAAAAGTTTTTTATCAATTATGGTCAACGCCACTGATGACAGTTGCTAAAGGCAGTTGGATCCAAAACCTTATTGAAGTGTGCCATGGTGAAAATGTGTTTTATAACGCAGCAAGTGAGTACCCACAAATTAGCATCGAAAATGTGTTACTAACCAGCGCAGAAGTGATTTTACAAAGCCAAGATGAAGGTAATATTTTAGGGATCAACTGGGCTGAATGGCCTGAGTTACCCGCGGTAAAAAACCAGCATATATATCAGTTTGATGCCGATTTACTTCATCGGGCAACCCCAAGGGCAATTCAAGGCGTTAATGCGGTTTGCGGGGCGTTGGATAAAGTAAGAGGGTAG
- a CDS encoding DUF2235 domain-containing protein, with the protein MNKRIVICADGTWNRPEKDLEKDHATNVLKLARAIKPIADDGVPQQVFYDWGIGSSHDAIIGGITGRGLNKNIMDAYRYIVQNYSAGDEIYLFGFSRGAYTVRCLCGLINNCGIVTRPDAKLIQHAFEHYKMKTKPFSPEGERSVQFRQQHSHPSREVEFVGVWDTVGAMGIPLSFLGMFEDKDEFYDTKLGRNVKVARHALALDEHRSDFEPTIWAPRTSIDIQQVWFVGAHSNIGGSVAPNDDGSTLSDIALQWMISQARAVNLTVELHLSDALLPNPMADIQDSYRSFYRVKKRFIRELDPEKVPILLHQSVKTRWLNDSNYRPKNLVNYIDNHGWPDKLVQ; encoded by the coding sequence ATGAATAAACGAATTGTTATCTGTGCCGATGGAACCTGGAATCGTCCCGAGAAAGATCTTGAAAAAGATCATGCCACTAATGTGCTTAAACTCGCCAGAGCCATCAAACCCATTGCTGATGATGGTGTACCACAACAAGTGTTTTACGATTGGGGAATTGGTTCATCCCACGATGCTATTATTGGCGGTATAACGGGACGAGGGCTGAATAAAAACATTATGGATGCCTATCGTTATATTGTGCAAAACTACTCAGCGGGAGATGAAATTTATCTGTTTGGTTTTAGCCGCGGAGCCTATACCGTGCGCTGTTTGTGTGGTCTAATCAATAATTGCGGTATTGTTACCCGTCCTGACGCCAAGCTAATTCAACATGCCTTTGAACATTATAAAATGAAAACTAAACCTTTTAGCCCTGAGGGGGAACGATCGGTGCAGTTTCGTCAGCAACATTCACATCCATCGCGTGAAGTGGAATTTGTGGGTGTATGGGACACAGTAGGCGCAATGGGTATACCGCTTTCATTTTTAGGCATGTTTGAAGATAAAGATGAATTTTACGACACTAAACTAGGCCGAAATGTCAAAGTAGCGCGCCATGCTCTGGCGTTAGATGAACACCGCAGTGATTTTGAACCCACCATTTGGGCGCCTCGAACGAGTATAGACATTCAGCAGGTATGGTTTGTTGGTGCTCACAGCAATATTGGTGGTAGCGTTGCCCCCAATGATGATGGCAGCACCTTGTCTGATATTGCATTGCAGTGGATGATAAGCCAAGCGCGAGCGGTTAACTTAACGGTCGAGTTACACTTATCCGATGCCTTGTTACCTAATCCAATGGCAGATATTCAAGATTCATATCGCAGTTTTTATCGGGTTAAAAAACGATTTATACGCGAGCTAGATCCAGAGAAAGTGCCGATATTATTACACCAATCGGTAAAAACTCGTTGGCTGAATGACAGTAATTATCGACCGAAAAATTTAGTAAATTACATTGATAACCATGGTTGGCCCGATAAACTGGTGCAATAG
- a CDS encoding isochorismatase family protein: protein MITAEQSVLMIVDVQGKLAQVMQQSAQLHQKIAVLIQGAQLFDIPIIWLEQLPNKLGHTSDELAQLLSQTSKPIAKEHFSGWHCEEAKHQLKVLNRSNVILAGIETHVCVYQTCQDLLANDYQVHLVADAVSSRGADNKVLGVQMMLNDGAKLTNVESLLFELQHVAQGDRFKALLKLIK, encoded by the coding sequence ATGATAACAGCAGAGCAAAGTGTATTAATGATTGTCGACGTGCAAGGTAAACTCGCCCAAGTAATGCAGCAATCAGCCCAATTACACCAAAAAATTGCGGTATTAATTCAGGGTGCACAACTATTTGATATTCCGATTATTTGGTTAGAACAATTACCCAACAAATTAGGCCATACCAGCGACGAACTCGCACAACTCTTATCGCAAACATCCAAACCCATCGCTAAAGAACATTTTAGCGGCTGGCATTGTGAGGAAGCAAAACATCAACTTAAAGTCTTAAACCGTAGCAATGTCATTCTTGCAGGTATCGAAACTCATGTTTGCGTTTACCAAACTTGCCAAGATTTATTGGCCAACGATTATCAAGTGCATTTGGTTGCCGATGCAGTTTCATCCAGAGGTGCAGACAACAAAGTACTTGGGGTGCAGATGATGCTAAATGATGGCGCCAAACTCACTAATGTTGAATCACTACTGTTTGAACTTCAACATGTTGCTCAAGGCGATCGCTTTAAGGCTCTACTGAAATTGATAAAGTAG
- a CDS encoding ABC1 kinase family protein has product MKNNESKVPTSRLSRLSKMGGLASRLAGNVLLEGAKQLSKGQSPKLQQLVMTPTNIGHVADKLSQLRGAAMKVGQMLSMDAGDLVPPELAEILAKLRSDAKAMPHKQLTQLLVQHWGRDWLAPFAQFELRPFAAASIGQVHLAYLDTGEKLAIKIQYPGIRDSIDSDIDNVATLLKVSRLIPANVKLDTLLSEAKAQLHNEADYHFEAQQIALYRQQLGEDSSFIVPKVYKQLSNNSILTMQFVEGVAIESVAKASQEVRDHIASALMGLCFKELLEFKLVQSDPNFANFQYQTDTQKIVLFDFGATRTISDELSHGYHELMLGAANQNKVQMTSAAKKIGFFQDEIDPAHQQLIIDIFYQACEPLRFEGEYDFGQSDLAKRITHAGKAMSTQQNEWHTPPTDAIFIHRKLAGTYLLAAKLKAKVDVRKLFAAYQN; this is encoded by the coding sequence ATGAAAAATAATGAATCCAAAGTACCAACCAGCCGATTATCGCGATTATCAAAAATGGGTGGACTGGCTTCTCGTCTAGCGGGTAACGTACTGCTTGAAGGCGCAAAACAGCTTAGTAAAGGTCAATCACCCAAGTTACAACAGCTAGTAATGACCCCAACTAACATTGGTCATGTTGCCGATAAGCTGTCACAACTTCGCGGCGCCGCGATGAAAGTGGGCCAAATGCTGTCAATGGATGCTGGCGACTTAGTGCCTCCCGAATTAGCAGAAATATTGGCAAAGCTACGTTCTGATGCTAAAGCGATGCCGCACAAGCAGTTAACTCAATTACTAGTTCAGCATTGGGGTCGAGACTGGCTCGCCCCATTTGCTCAATTTGAACTGCGCCCTTTTGCCGCTGCATCCATCGGCCAAGTGCATTTAGCCTATTTAGATACAGGTGAAAAACTGGCGATTAAAATTCAATATCCGGGCATTAGAGACAGCATCGACAGTGATATCGACAACGTAGCGACGTTATTGAAAGTATCACGTCTTATTCCTGCAAACGTTAAACTGGATACCTTACTGTCAGAAGCCAAAGCCCAACTGCATAATGAAGCGGATTATCACTTCGAAGCCCAACAAATAGCGCTTTATAGGCAACAACTGGGTGAAGATTCCAGTTTTATTGTCCCAAAAGTGTACAAGCAACTCAGTAACAACAGTATTTTAACCATGCAGTTTGTTGAAGGAGTGGCCATAGAGTCGGTGGCGAAAGCGTCACAAGAGGTAAGAGACCACATTGCTAGCGCACTAATGGGTTTATGTTTTAAAGAGCTATTAGAGTTTAAATTAGTTCAGTCAGATCCTAACTTTGCCAATTTTCAGTATCAAACAGACACTCAAAAAATCGTACTTTTCGACTTTGGCGCCACCCGCACGATTAGTGATGAATTATCCCATGGTTACCATGAACTCATGCTAGGTGCAGCGAATCAAAATAAAGTTCAAATGACATCAGCAGCTAAGAAAATTGGCTTTTTTCAAGATGAAATAGATCCCGCCCATCAGCAATTGATTATTGATATTTTCTACCAAGCTTGTGAGCCACTACGTTTTGAGGGCGAATACGACTTTGGCCAAAGCGACTTAGCAAAGCGTATTACTCATGCAGGTAAAGCAATGAGTACCCAACAAAATGAATGGCATACTCCGCCAACCGATGCTATTTTTATTCATCGTAAATTAGCAGGTACCTATTTACTTGCTGCAAAGCTAAAAGCCAAGGTAGATGTGAGAAAATTATTTGCTGCTTATCAAAATTAA
- a CDS encoding VOC family protein translates to MFSHIMIGVNDIDTSKKFYDAILGTLGIAPGKIDDKGRCFYITPTGIFALTKPINGEPACHGNGTTIGFSADTTALADAWHAAGLVSGGTACEDAPGVRSGPGFDLYLAYLRDPDGNKICALHRVAK, encoded by the coding sequence ATGTTTAGTCACATTATGATTGGTGTTAATGATATCGATACATCGAAGAAATTTTATGATGCCATTTTAGGCACATTAGGTATTGCGCCAGGTAAAATTGATGACAAAGGTCGTTGCTTTTATATAACACCAACAGGTATTTTTGCATTAACAAAACCCATAAACGGTGAACCAGCATGCCACGGTAATGGCACCACTATTGGTTTTTCTGCAGATACTACCGCATTAGCAGATGCATGGCATGCCGCCGGATTGGTTAGTGGTGGTACAGCCTGTGAAGATGCCCCGGGTGTTCGCTCAGGACCGGGGTTTGATTTGTATTTAGCTTACCTTCGTGATCCAGACGGTAACAAGATTTGTGCTTTGCACAGAGTGGCAAAGTAA